A single window of Pseudoduganella plicata DNA harbors:
- the selD gene encoding selenide, water dikinase SelD translates to MATEPIKLTSFSHGGGCGCKIAPGVLSEILKNSHGFPVPKELLVGIETADDAAVYLLNDEQALIATTDFFMPIVDDPFDFGRIAATNAISDVYAMGGTPIMALALVGMPVNKLPIETIGQIIKGGESICAEAGIPIAGGHTIDSVEPIYGLVVMGLVHPSKIKRNADARAGDVLVLGKPLGVGVLSAALKKDVLGEEGYAAMIANTTKLNKPGKALSELAGVHAMTDVTGFGLLGHLLELARGAGLTARLDMARIPLLPGVEQLAHDGYFTGASGRNWDAYGKDVTLGAGITAAQHTLLTDPQTSGGLLVSCDPSVVDEVLAVFAQGGFEAAAVIGEMAAGDARVVVG, encoded by the coding sequence ATGGCAACTGAACCGATCAAACTGACTTCCTTCTCCCATGGCGGCGGCTGCGGCTGCAAGATCGCACCGGGCGTGCTGTCCGAAATCCTGAAGAACTCGCACGGCTTTCCGGTGCCGAAGGAACTGCTGGTCGGGATCGAAACGGCCGATGACGCGGCCGTCTACCTGCTCAACGACGAGCAGGCGCTGATCGCCACGACCGACTTCTTCATGCCCATCGTCGACGACCCGTTCGACTTCGGCCGCATCGCCGCCACCAATGCGATCTCGGACGTCTACGCGATGGGCGGCACGCCGATCATGGCGCTGGCCCTCGTCGGCATGCCTGTCAACAAGCTGCCCATCGAGACGATCGGCCAGATCATCAAGGGCGGCGAATCGATCTGCGCGGAAGCCGGCATTCCCATTGCGGGCGGCCACACGATCGATTCGGTCGAGCCGATCTACGGCCTGGTGGTGATGGGCCTCGTGCATCCGTCGAAGATCAAGCGCAACGCGGATGCGCGCGCCGGCGACGTGCTGGTGCTGGGCAAGCCGCTGGGCGTGGGCGTGCTGTCGGCCGCGCTGAAGAAGGACGTGCTGGGCGAAGAAGGCTATGCGGCGATGATCGCCAACACGACGAAACTGAACAAGCCGGGCAAGGCGCTGTCCGAACTGGCAGGCGTGCACGCGATGACGGACGTCACCGGCTTTGGCCTGCTGGGCCACCTGCTGGAACTGGCGCGCGGCGCCGGGCTGACGGCAAGGCTCGACATGGCGCGCATTCCCCTGCTGCCGGGCGTCGAGCAACTGGCGCACGACGGCTACTTCACCGGCGCTTCCGGGCGCAACTGGGACGCGTATGGCAAGGATGTCACGCTGGGTGCCGGCATCACGGCGGCGCAGCATACGCTGCTGACCGATCCGCAGACTTCCGGCGGGCTGCTGGTATCGTGCGATCCTTCCGTCGTGGACGAGGTGCTGGCGGTGTTTGCGCAGGGCGGCTTCGAAGCTGCGGCGGTGATTGGCGAGATGGCGGCCGGCGACGCGCGGGTGGTGGTCGGCTGA